The following proteins are co-located in the Polystyrenella longa genome:
- a CDS encoding glycoside hydrolase family 38 N-terminal domain-containing protein: MSYQEICTLIPTYDLEDFPTDLEESQAESLLNCFAVMWHPLLIANMTQLPSWRRLESEPEIFADRLVFVPTACSWISPDFADRVLENGGTVIEGLVTRDEWIEAIHVVLRNNQPTLYKRPPQHDQEHDFDYVHDDGHSPSVDDQLVLTDPHEAASQLVSDLMIKTRSELLAEAKSESVSEADDAQQIIEETADTQNIPEVVDLSEMLSRLSPDLERDFMALGFAYLQIELLSRQMHHFSSVDDIALRLSASKAAKSALEGDEPAARRGLSRCFELLQDVREIFYPVESYLVDLCLLAPDSDPEKLKAICEQASRKHDREETGEEEPAPGSAYRHPVNFMLSAAELQELDEAQPEACAELATTWNQGKIDFCGGEQLDRPASLLPVESVLWNFNKGHETYERILNQRPKMWARRRFGFSTLLPMLLKRMGYKSALHFALDDGIYPDEEHTRFQWEGADGSFIDTCSRIPMAADSASSFLKFPQRLSESMQGDNVAGVILARYPEEKTPWMEDLRRIAAYAPVLGKFVTWSELFNHKDHYSKQSRYSQKEYLSPVLIQRVAYELSDPISQFREHYGQRAELSRIEWATAIERILRSKPLENAELYELEEAIEAIGPVSELTPPSSWNESQQESESDTDEEKQTEFSVDVRLDKALNGAVQQLASMLAQGAGDRPGSLLFNPLPHSRRTVVFWPEGASLPEVSDVVRAVQGEGPRKVVVVDLPASGFTWLADATSPHPSLPELRFPAVEENILRNEFFEVHINPSTGGIAKIKGMERSPVRLSQQVAYRFPREQEYVFSVDGESKTIQSFYSEPVCRRCDLTATGPVMNEITTETDLYDPVRSLKLARVKQVTRVYRGCKFVDVELELDVKQMPLADPWSNYYGIRFAWNDAGAAVTRSIQHAGFSFQEDRFESTEYIEIAEEENQTTILMPGMPFHRAQGSRMLDTLLITGKESARKFQFRISLDESAAGYALNNYTQPPVLLSEQPGPPASGQSGWFFHFNSRHVQLLRFLPAAPLEEEDSTHAADDRLKYGFCMRVMETSGIKRQLQIKTYRPAQFARQRDYTGRTITELLTTEEGVSVYLSPYEVAEIEIWFG, from the coding sequence ATGAGTTATCAGGAAATCTGCACCCTCATTCCTACTTACGATCTGGAAGATTTTCCAACCGATCTAGAGGAGTCTCAGGCCGAGAGTCTGCTCAACTGTTTTGCAGTGATGTGGCATCCGCTGCTGATCGCAAACATGACGCAGCTCCCTTCCTGGCGACGGTTGGAATCGGAACCGGAGATCTTTGCGGACCGTTTGGTCTTTGTGCCGACTGCCTGTAGCTGGATCAGTCCAGACTTCGCGGACCGGGTTCTTGAAAATGGAGGGACTGTGATTGAGGGGCTGGTCACGCGAGATGAATGGATCGAAGCGATTCACGTCGTGTTACGCAACAATCAACCCACCCTGTATAAACGGCCTCCGCAGCACGATCAGGAACACGACTTCGATTATGTCCATGATGATGGCCATTCTCCCTCTGTCGACGACCAACTGGTGTTAACAGACCCCCATGAGGCAGCTTCTCAGTTGGTTTCTGATTTGATGATCAAAACCAGGAGCGAACTACTGGCGGAAGCAAAATCAGAGAGTGTGAGCGAGGCAGATGACGCACAGCAGATAATTGAGGAAACTGCCGATACGCAGAATATTCCGGAAGTCGTAGATTTGTCGGAGATGCTTAGCCGGTTATCCCCTGATTTAGAACGCGATTTTATGGCGCTCGGATTCGCCTACCTTCAGATTGAACTTCTCTCCCGACAGATGCATCATTTTTCGTCAGTGGATGATATCGCCCTGCGACTGTCGGCCTCGAAGGCGGCAAAGAGCGCGCTGGAAGGGGACGAACCGGCAGCTCGGAGGGGGTTAAGTCGCTGTTTTGAGCTATTGCAGGACGTCCGCGAGATTTTCTATCCCGTCGAATCTTATCTGGTTGATCTCTGCCTGTTAGCCCCTGATTCGGATCCGGAAAAGCTGAAAGCAATCTGTGAACAGGCCAGTCGTAAGCATGATCGAGAAGAGACTGGAGAAGAGGAACCGGCTCCCGGTTCTGCTTATCGTCATCCTGTCAACTTTATGCTGAGTGCAGCGGAACTACAGGAGCTTGATGAGGCGCAACCTGAAGCGTGTGCTGAGTTGGCCACGACCTGGAATCAGGGGAAGATCGATTTCTGTGGTGGCGAACAGCTTGACCGTCCAGCATCTTTATTGCCAGTGGAGTCGGTATTATGGAATTTTAATAAGGGACATGAGACTTACGAGCGGATTCTTAATCAGAGACCGAAAATGTGGGCCCGACGTAGGTTTGGGTTTTCAACATTATTGCCCATGTTATTAAAACGGATGGGTTACAAATCAGCGTTGCATTTCGCACTCGACGATGGAATTTACCCGGACGAAGAGCATACCCGTTTTCAGTGGGAAGGTGCAGACGGTTCATTTATCGATACCTGCAGCCGAATTCCCATGGCGGCGGATTCGGCCAGTAGTTTTCTTAAGTTCCCGCAACGGCTTTCCGAAAGCATGCAGGGAGACAATGTGGCGGGAGTTATTCTGGCTCGCTATCCGGAAGAAAAAACTCCCTGGATGGAAGACCTTCGCCGCATCGCCGCTTACGCGCCTGTCCTGGGTAAGTTTGTGACTTGGTCGGAACTCTTCAATCATAAAGACCATTACAGCAAACAGTCGCGATACTCTCAGAAAGAGTATCTGAGTCCCGTATTAATACAACGAGTGGCTTATGAACTATCGGATCCCATCAGCCAATTCCGCGAGCATTATGGCCAGCGGGCCGAGTTGAGCCGGATTGAATGGGCGACGGCCATTGAACGAATCCTGAGAAGCAAACCTCTCGAAAACGCAGAACTATACGAATTGGAAGAAGCGATTGAAGCTATCGGTCCCGTTAGCGAGTTGACTCCACCGTCAAGTTGGAATGAATCACAGCAAGAGTCGGAGTCCGATACCGACGAAGAAAAACAAACCGAATTCAGCGTGGATGTTCGTCTGGACAAAGCGCTGAATGGAGCCGTACAGCAGTTAGCGTCAATGCTGGCTCAGGGGGCGGGCGATCGTCCGGGGAGTCTGTTGTTTAATCCACTGCCACACTCAAGGCGCACGGTTGTCTTCTGGCCAGAGGGTGCTTCTCTTCCCGAAGTGAGTGATGTTGTTCGCGCGGTTCAGGGAGAGGGCCCACGGAAGGTGGTTGTGGTCGATTTACCCGCTAGTGGTTTTACCTGGCTCGCCGATGCCACATCGCCTCATCCTTCGTTACCCGAGTTACGATTTCCGGCGGTGGAAGAGAATATTCTTCGAAACGAGTTCTTCGAGGTGCACATTAACCCGAGTACAGGCGGAATCGCGAAGATAAAAGGGATGGAGCGTTCCCCCGTTCGTTTGAGCCAGCAGGTCGCCTACCGATTTCCGCGTGAGCAGGAATATGTCTTCTCTGTTGACGGCGAGTCGAAAACGATCCAGTCATTCTACTCTGAGCCTGTTTGCCGACGTTGCGATTTGACGGCTACTGGACCGGTGATGAATGAAATTACGACCGAAACGGATTTGTATGATCCCGTGCGTTCTCTCAAACTGGCGCGAGTCAAACAGGTCACGCGAGTCTATCGAGGGTGCAAATTCGTCGATGTGGAATTGGAACTGGATGTCAAGCAGATGCCGCTGGCGGATCCGTGGAGCAATTATTACGGCATTCGGTTCGCCTGGAACGATGCCGGAGCAGCTGTCACTCGATCGATTCAACATGCCGGTTTCAGCTTTCAGGAAGATCGGTTTGAGAGCACCGAATACATCGAAATCGCCGAAGAGGAAAACCAGACAACGATCCTAATGCCCGGAATGCCTTTCCATAGGGCCCAGGGAAGCCGCATGCTGGATACGCTATTGATCACTGGCAAGGAATCGGCACGAAAGTTTCAGTTCCGTATTTCTCTGGATGAATCTGCGGCCGGTTATGCATTGAATAATTACACGCAGCCACCAGTGTTGTTGTCAGAGCAGCCGGGTCCCCCGGCGAGTGGTCAGAGCGGCTGGTTCTTCCATTTCAATTCTCGGCACGTTCAACTGTTGAGATTTCTGCCCGCGGCGCCTCTGGAAGAGGAGGACTCGACTCATGCCGCAGACGACAGACTTAAATATGGTTTCTGTATGAGGGTCATGGAGACATCGGGTATCAAACGTCAGTTGCAGATCAAGACCTACCGCCCTGCTCAGTTCGCGCGGCAACGAGATTACACTGGTCGGACTATTACGGAATTGCTGACGACCGAAGAAGGAGTCTCTGTTTATCTTTCTCCTTACGAAGTTGCGGAGATAGAGATCTGGTTTGGTTGA
- the xerC gene encoding tyrosine recombinase XerC produces MYAAIDAFIRYMTIERNASELTEKSYAEDLRSLVEFFTDFVGHLPEPREVDVAQLRQYVAYLHECQYSRRTIARRLACLRSFFRFCCREGLADNNPAKPLRTPRLGSSLPHFLTTEQVGLLLEAPAKDDTQGLRDRAILETMYSAGLRVSELVGLDVDDWDQDAGILRVFGKGRKERIAPVGSYATQALLEWVDVREPNPKGGAESTATLFLNRFGNRITTRSIGRMLEKYLKQTGLDTLTSPHTLRHSFATHLLDGGADLRSVQELLGHKSLSTTQIYTHVSTRRLRETYEKSHPHAAPAS; encoded by the coding sequence ATGTATGCAGCCATTGACGCGTTTATTCGATACATGACCATCGAAAGAAATGCGTCGGAGCTGACAGAAAAGTCGTATGCAGAAGATCTGAGAAGTCTGGTCGAGTTCTTCACCGACTTTGTAGGCCATCTGCCGGAACCGCGGGAGGTCGATGTGGCTCAACTACGGCAATACGTGGCCTACCTGCATGAATGTCAGTATTCCCGACGAACTATTGCCCGCCGCCTTGCTTGCTTGCGTAGTTTCTTTCGATTCTGTTGTCGCGAAGGTTTGGCTGATAATAACCCGGCCAAGCCACTGCGAACGCCTCGACTAGGATCCAGCCTTCCGCATTTTCTGACGACTGAGCAAGTCGGGTTGTTACTGGAAGCTCCTGCTAAAGACGACACTCAGGGTCTCCGGGATCGCGCGATTCTGGAGACAATGTATTCGGCCGGTTTGCGTGTGAGTGAACTCGTCGGTCTGGACGTCGATGATTGGGATCAGGACGCCGGTATTCTCCGCGTGTTTGGTAAAGGGCGTAAAGAACGAATTGCACCTGTTGGAAGTTATGCGACTCAAGCCCTGCTGGAATGGGTGGATGTCCGGGAACCAAACCCCAAGGGAGGTGCCGAGTCTACTGCGACATTATTCTTAAATCGCTTCGGTAATCGAATCACCACTCGGAGTATTGGTCGAATGTTAGAGAAGTATCTCAAACAGACCGGACTCGATACTCTTACATCACCGCACACCCTTCGGCACAGTTTTGCTACCCATCTCCTGGATGGTGGTGCTGATTTGCGTAGTGTGCAGGAATTGCTCGGACACAAAAGTCTGAGCACCACGCAGATTTATACCCATGTCAGTACGCGACGTTTACGGGAAACTTACGAGAAATCTCATCCGCATGCGGCTCCTGCTTCGTAA
- a CDS encoding ornithine cyclodeaminase, with translation MPHNQETSANSEDPAPQFWEKVTLEGHIIDSLLLPKVLDLILSMRGSFEFEEVEIGKKQQDDSYAVINVGADDASTLNDILQQIAQHGARLVDQVDCKLEPVDMAGVLPDDFYATTNMATEIRIDENWIPVTRQEMDCGIRYEPKTGVADCIPMSDVAVGEQIVVGHRGVRIQPEQRPRSGKTDLFQFMNSTVSSEKPKHVTVKEIARAMRDAKAGSGKILVVGGPAVVHTGSRQHLSYLIREGFVDVLFAGNALATHDIEQSFFNTSLGISMEHGGSIEEGHEHHLRTINRIRRAGSIQQAVDSGLLTNGIMYECIKRPIPYLLAGSIRDDGPLPDVITDALEAQRRMRELVQGVSFALMIATTLHSIAVGNLLPASVKVVCVDINPATVTKLADRGTFQTVGLVTDVEPFLRILKQELRE, from the coding sequence ATGCCTCACAATCAGGAAACGTCAGCGAATTCAGAAGACCCTGCGCCCCAGTTTTGGGAGAAGGTGACATTAGAGGGGCATATTATTGACAGTCTGTTGCTTCCGAAGGTTCTTGATCTGATTCTATCTATGAGAGGGTCGTTTGAATTTGAAGAAGTCGAGATCGGAAAGAAGCAACAGGACGACAGTTATGCCGTGATTAATGTGGGTGCTGACGATGCGTCGACGTTAAACGATATACTTCAGCAGATTGCTCAGCATGGGGCGCGGTTAGTCGATCAGGTCGATTGCAAACTGGAACCTGTTGATATGGCGGGGGTGCTTCCTGATGACTTCTATGCGACGACCAATATGGCGACCGAAATACGAATCGACGAGAACTGGATACCCGTAACCAGACAGGAAATGGATTGTGGGATTCGATATGAACCGAAAACAGGTGTGGCAGATTGTATTCCCATGTCGGATGTCGCAGTGGGAGAGCAGATCGTCGTTGGCCATCGTGGAGTCCGCATTCAACCGGAGCAGCGTCCTCGCAGTGGAAAAACGGACCTGTTCCAGTTCATGAACAGCACTGTATCCAGCGAGAAGCCGAAGCATGTGACCGTGAAAGAGATAGCGCGGGCGATGCGGGATGCAAAAGCAGGAAGCGGAAAGATTCTGGTGGTAGGTGGGCCCGCAGTGGTACACACGGGAAGTCGCCAGCACTTGAGTTATCTGATTCGTGAGGGATTTGTTGATGTGCTCTTTGCCGGGAATGCCCTGGCGACTCATGACATTGAACAGTCTTTCTTCAATACCAGTCTTGGTATTTCGATGGAGCATGGTGGATCAATCGAAGAAGGGCATGAGCACCACTTGCGTACAATCAATCGAATACGCCGTGCAGGCAGTATTCAACAGGCGGTTGATTCCGGGTTGCTGACCAATGGGATAATGTACGAATGCATTAAACGCCCGATTCCTTATTTGCTCGCTGGAAGTATTCGCGATGATGGCCCCCTGCCCGATGTGATCACGGATGCACTCGAAGCTCAACGGAGGATGCGGGAACTCGTGCAAGGAGTCTCCTTTGCACTGATGATCGCGACAACATTACATTCGATTGCAGTCGGGAACTTATTGCCTGCCTCGGTAAAAGTAGTCTGCGTTGATATCAACCCGGCGACGGTAACCAAACTCGCCGATCGAGGAACTTTCCAAACGGTTGGATTGGTGACCGATGTGGAGCCTTTCCTTCGTATTCTGAAACAGGAACTGAGGGAATAG
- the cmk gene encoding (d)CMP kinase, with protein sequence MIITIDGPAGTGKSTVARALAERLGFEFLDTGALYRAIAWYCLENNVSHDDATRIVELTSTVHIRWEDARLWVNEEEVTEKIRSEEVTLGASRVAVISEVRDALNDVQRKIAEAQNIVTEGRDQGTVVFPHAQCKFYLNASAEERARRRFLELTNNGELAEYETILEQIRERDERDATREIAPLKPAPDAILIDSTNLKPERVLDKLEQTARKMYAPEK encoded by the coding sequence ATGATCATTACCATCGATGGCCCGGCTGGAACGGGAAAGAGCACGGTCGCCAGAGCACTGGCGGAACGGCTTGGTTTCGAGTTTCTCGACACGGGAGCCTTGTACCGCGCGATCGCCTGGTATTGTCTGGAAAATAACGTTTCCCACGACGACGCTACGAGAATCGTAGAGCTCACAAGCACAGTTCACATTCGATGGGAAGATGCTCGGCTGTGGGTGAATGAAGAGGAAGTGACCGAAAAGATACGGTCCGAGGAAGTCACGTTAGGTGCCTCGCGAGTGGCTGTTATTTCAGAAGTTCGCGATGCCCTTAACGACGTCCAGCGGAAAATTGCCGAAGCCCAGAACATTGTCACGGAAGGCCGTGACCAGGGGACGGTTGTGTTCCCTCACGCTCAATGCAAGTTCTATTTGAATGCCTCTGCAGAAGAGCGAGCACGAAGACGTTTTCTAGAGCTGACGAATAATGGCGAATTGGCGGAATACGAGACCATTCTCGAACAAATACGAGAACGGGACGAACGAGACGCCACCCGCGAAATTGCACCCCTGAAACCTGCTCCTGATGCCATTTTAATCGACAGTACCAACCTCAAGCCGGAACGTGTTCTGGATAAACTTGAGCAGACCGCCCGTAAAATGTACGCCCCGGAGAAGTAA
- a CDS encoding 3-keto-disaccharide hydrolase, whose translation MKHLFLSLTLVLAAVAGGVAEEKEEGWISLFNGKDLSGWKVSENGTWTVADGMIKAHGDRTHLFTDQEFKNFEFKAEVMTTPGSNSGIYFHTKYCETWPTEGYETQVNVTHGDPVKTGSLYNVIKLFDTPAEDNKWWTQTIIVNGDTVTVKVDDKVLYTYVEPAGTTGEYKAGDVIGHRKISQGSFALQQHDPKSVTYFRNIRVKPLAD comes from the coding sequence ATGAAGCATTTGTTCTTGTCTTTGACTCTGGTACTCGCTGCAGTAGCAGGTGGTGTTGCAGAAGAGAAAGAAGAAGGTTGGATCAGCCTGTTTAATGGCAAAGATTTGAGTGGCTGGAAAGTCAGCGAAAACGGAACCTGGACAGTTGCAGACGGCATGATCAAAGCCCATGGTGACCGGACTCATCTGTTCACCGATCAGGAATTCAAAAACTTCGAATTCAAAGCCGAAGTGATGACGACCCCTGGTTCCAACAGCGGAATCTACTTCCATACCAAATACTGTGAAACCTGGCCGACCGAAGGTTACGAAACCCAAGTTAACGTCACTCACGGCGACCCCGTCAAAACGGGTAGTCTGTACAACGTCATCAAACTGTTTGATACCCCCGCCGAAGACAACAAATGGTGGACTCAGACCATCATCGTCAATGGGGACACCGTCACCGTCAAAGTCGATGACAAAGTTCTTTACACCTATGTCGAGCCAGCAGGTACTACTGGTGAATACAAAGCGGGAGACGTGATCGGCCATCGTAAAATCAGCCAGGGGAGCTTTGCCCTGCAGCAACACGACCCCAAAAGCGTGACCTACTTCCGCAATATTCGTGTTAAACCACTGGCAGACTAA
- a CDS encoding sodium:calcium antiporter, whose product MDIDHLFYELINPWPWYYLVPSILGLLLLLGLAADTLVNEAVVLSERAQIPKIVIGATVVSLGTTMPETAVSVLAAIEGNPDMALGNAVGSIICDTGLILGIACLITPLPLPKRIVNRQGWLQLLAGLLLVLVCWPWGSSWGDIMAGNAQGNMKQWVGFVFLGLLALYLWMSAYWARKERDGTTTLEEFEQDASAPLWKVILKLCVGIFVVVATSKFLIPLVQVAAERIGVPQAVISASLVAFGTSLPELVTAVTAARRGHGELAVGNIVGADILNVLFVTGAAAAVTQQGLTAGPKFYTLLFPAMMLILVVFRVGIFFSPERLSRGFGVILLALYALTMIFLPGGIH is encoded by the coding sequence ATGGACATCGACCACCTGTTTTACGAATTGATTAACCCGTGGCCCTGGTACTACCTCGTACCTTCAATCCTGGGGTTGCTGCTCCTGTTGGGCCTGGCTGCCGATACGCTTGTAAACGAGGCGGTGGTTCTGTCAGAACGTGCTCAAATCCCGAAAATCGTCATTGGGGCGACTGTGGTCAGCCTCGGAACGACCATGCCCGAAACGGCGGTTTCAGTTCTGGCGGCCATTGAGGGTAACCCTGATATGGCGCTGGGCAATGCCGTCGGTTCTATTATTTGTGATACTGGCCTGATCCTTGGAATCGCGTGCCTCATTACGCCCTTGCCGCTTCCTAAACGGATTGTCAATCGTCAGGGTTGGCTGCAACTTCTGGCGGGGCTTCTGTTGGTATTGGTCTGCTGGCCCTGGGGCTCCAGTTGGGGCGACATCATGGCCGGTAATGCACAGGGGAATATGAAACAGTGGGTAGGTTTCGTTTTCCTCGGTCTGCTGGCACTTTACTTATGGATGTCTGCCTATTGGGCACGGAAAGAACGGGACGGCACCACAACGCTCGAAGAATTCGAACAAGACGCCTCTGCCCCACTCTGGAAGGTTATCCTGAAACTGTGCGTCGGAATCTTCGTTGTCGTCGCCACGTCCAAGTTTTTGATCCCGCTGGTACAGGTTGCCGCTGAGCGAATCGGTGTGCCTCAAGCCGTCATCAGTGCCTCACTGGTCGCCTTCGGAACATCGCTGCCGGAACTCGTCACCGCCGTCACTGCCGCCCGCAGGGGGCATGGAGAACTGGCAGTAGGAAATATTGTCGGTGCCGATATTCTCAACGTCTTATTCGTGACTGGTGCCGCTGCTGCGGTTACTCAACAGGGACTGACAGCCGGTCCCAAGTTCTACACTCTGCTATTTCCGGCCATGATGCTGATTCTGGTCGTCTTCCGCGTGGGTATCTTTTTCTCGCCCGAAAGACTGTCCCGCGGTTTTGGTGTGATCCTACTGGCTTTATATGCCCTGACAATGATCTTCCTGCCCGGAGGAATTCATTAA
- a CDS encoding sugar phosphate isomerase/epimerase family protein, which translates to MYLGYNTNGLAFHHWPDASIDLLAEAGYKAVGITLDHHCLNPFQDERSLAAEIDEVREKLSACGMKSVIETGARFLLDPRSKHEPTLITPSETGRQQRIEFLKRAIDISAELEADAVSFWAGVPRGEETDFEQRWKWLVEGCRKVTEYAESKAVKIAFEPEPGMLVESFEQFQQLKDAVDSPLFGLTVDIGHVQCVEPRPIPDYLREWGPHVFNIHIEDMVRGVHDHLRFGEGEIDFVSVLQALAEVDYAGGLYVELSRHSHMAPDVLAESIDFLQAKAESAGVELS; encoded by the coding sequence ATGTATCTAGGTTACAACACGAACGGCCTCGCGTTTCATCATTGGCCTGACGCATCGATAGATTTGCTGGCTGAAGCGGGATACAAAGCGGTCGGTATCACGCTCGATCATCACTGCCTGAACCCATTCCAGGACGAGCGATCTCTCGCGGCGGAAATCGATGAAGTTCGTGAAAAACTGAGTGCTTGTGGAATGAAATCGGTGATTGAAACGGGAGCTCGATTTCTTTTAGATCCACGCAGTAAACACGAACCGACATTAATCACTCCCTCTGAGACGGGGCGCCAGCAGCGGATTGAGTTTCTCAAACGAGCTATCGATATTTCGGCTGAACTTGAGGCCGATGCGGTTTCGTTCTGGGCAGGCGTTCCTCGTGGGGAGGAAACCGATTTCGAACAGCGCTGGAAATGGCTTGTCGAAGGGTGCCGTAAGGTGACGGAGTATGCGGAGTCCAAAGCGGTCAAAATCGCGTTTGAGCCCGAGCCTGGGATGTTAGTCGAGAGCTTTGAACAGTTCCAGCAACTCAAAGATGCCGTTGATTCCCCTCTCTTCGGATTGACGGTGGATATTGGACACGTGCAATGCGTAGAACCAAGACCGATACCTGACTACCTGCGGGAATGGGGGCCACACGTCTTCAATATCCATATTGAGGACATGGTCCGCGGTGTGCACGATCACCTGAGGTTTGGTGAAGGTGAAATCGACTTTGTCTCTGTCTTGCAAGCGTTAGCCGAAGTCGACTACGCCGGCGGTCTCTATGTGGAACTCAGTCGCCACAGTCATATGGCTCCCGATGTCCTCGCGGAGTCGATTGATTTTCTGCAAGCCAAAGCAGAGAGTGCCGGCGTAGAACTCTCATAG
- the pilM gene encoding type IV pilus assembly protein PilM translates to MASKRGAWGIEIGQSALKAIRLEFNENTEQVVATAFDFVPHPKILSQPDAIPEELIAQSIEKFLSRNKLNNDVVGISVPGQAALTRFVQLPPVDASKIKDIVQFEARQQIPFDLDEVIWDYQTFGTADEETGYMLDAEVGLFAMKRDLIEQHFRPFSEVKIELDLIQTAPLALFNFLTFDQLGLKAEDQPATDGEYILLLDMGVDNTTLIVSNGQKIWTRNVGIGGNHFTRALTKEMKLTFAKAEHLKCNATRSPDPRAVFQALRPVFNNFVAEIQRSIGFFSSVNRDAQISRVVGVGNGFRMAGLQKFLQQNLQYDVERLDSFNELVGDKVISEPMFTENILTYAVPYGIALQMLDQCRIKTNLLPPEILTTRKIRQKKPWAMVTAATIMAGVTFSTLAYSMVSGSVSEERFGDAENAATSLKTTVDQAKSKYDELVAANKKIAAKANSFTSFVENRELWLEVYKAINESLPRDNPDLIDDMDLPDREQIRLTSITANKQSASQLTNWYNEILADDLAAATLSDRDRDNPPNANGYLFTLEGISYHYDENDLLKGQAEGYIKNTVLKNLQEWTIPLSGGFSFPIGKQGISYPVLANYELIARELDLSGNEFDPNEFLEGPNVKLEEQPKPDAGNQNVDEERDRRRSRGRGQSRTPIRSTTPGTEVEEKKSILETTFMIQFIWIPTPTEFRGETVAEGMELRSKLGSGTKPLKAEPETRTFGSGRD, encoded by the coding sequence ATGGCAAGCAAACGAGGCGCATGGGGCATTGAAATTGGACAATCCGCCCTTAAAGCGATTCGATTGGAATTCAATGAGAACACGGAGCAGGTGGTCGCCACCGCATTCGACTTCGTGCCCCATCCCAAGATTCTCAGCCAACCGGACGCGATACCGGAAGAATTGATTGCCCAATCAATCGAAAAGTTTCTGTCCCGCAATAAGCTGAACAACGATGTCGTCGGTATCAGTGTTCCAGGTCAGGCGGCACTGACTCGATTCGTCCAACTGCCACCGGTGGACGCCAGCAAAATCAAAGACATTGTCCAGTTCGAAGCACGGCAGCAGATTCCTTTCGACCTCGACGAAGTTATCTGGGACTACCAGACATTCGGAACTGCCGACGAAGAAACGGGCTACATGCTCGATGCCGAAGTCGGTCTGTTCGCCATGAAACGCGACCTCATCGAACAGCATTTTCGTCCCTTCTCTGAAGTCAAAATCGAACTTGATCTAATCCAGACAGCACCGCTGGCACTGTTCAACTTCCTCACCTTCGATCAACTTGGCTTAAAAGCAGAAGACCAGCCCGCGACTGATGGCGAGTATATCCTGCTACTTGATATGGGTGTCGACAACACCACCTTGATCGTCTCCAACGGTCAGAAAATCTGGACGCGAAATGTTGGTATTGGTGGAAACCACTTCACCAGAGCGTTAACGAAGGAAATGAAGTTAACCTTCGCCAAAGCGGAGCATCTCAAATGCAATGCCACTCGTTCTCCCGACCCACGCGCTGTTTTTCAGGCATTACGCCCCGTATTCAATAATTTCGTCGCCGAGATTCAGCGGTCTATCGGATTCTTCTCCAGTGTGAACCGCGACGCTCAGATCAGCCGCGTCGTGGGGGTCGGTAACGGCTTCCGCATGGCCGGCCTGCAGAAGTTCCTCCAACAGAACCTCCAATATGACGTCGAACGACTCGATTCGTTTAACGAACTCGTCGGTGACAAAGTCATCAGCGAGCCAATGTTTACTGAGAACATCCTCACTTATGCCGTTCCCTACGGTATTGCTCTACAGATGCTGGATCAATGCCGAATCAAAACCAACCTGCTTCCTCCCGAGATCCTAACGACACGTAAAATACGTCAGAAAAAACCGTGGGCGATGGTGACTGCGGCTACCATTATGGCAGGCGTCACGTTCTCCACATTGGCCTACTCAATGGTCAGCGGCTCTGTTTCCGAGGAACGGTTTGGTGATGCAGAAAATGCAGCCACTAGCCTGAAGACCACAGTTGATCAGGCTAAATCCAAATACGATGAACTTGTTGCTGCCAACAAGAAAATTGCAGCGAAGGCCAACAGCTTTACCAGTTTCGTCGAGAATCGGGAACTATGGCTGGAAGTCTATAAAGCGATTAATGAATCTCTCCCTCGAGACAATCCTGACCTCATCGATGACATGGATCTTCCTGATCGCGAGCAGATTCGATTGACTTCCATTACTGCGAACAAACAGAGCGCTAGCCAGCTTACTAACTGGTACAATGAAATACTGGCGGACGACCTGGCAGCGGCCACCCTCTCGGATCGAGACAGAGACAATCCACCCAATGCAAACGGTTATCTGTTCACATTGGAAGGCATTAGTTACCACTACGATGAAAACGATCTTCTGAAGGGGCAGGCAGAGGGATACATCAAGAACACTGTATTGAAGAATCTACAGGAATGGACGATTCCTTTATCAGGCGGATTCTCTTTTCCAATTGGAAAACAGGGAATCAGTTATCCCGTCTTGGCGAATTACGAATTAATAGCTCGCGAACTTGATCTCTCTGGTAACGAGTTTGATCCTAACGAGTTTCTGGAAGGCCCCAACGTTAAGTTGGAGGAACAACCGAAACCGGATGCAGGTAATCAGAATGTCGACGAGGAACGCGATCGCCGGAGAAGCAGAGGCCGTGGTCAATCGAGAACCCCCATTCGATCGACCACCCCGGGTACGGAAGTCGAAGAAAAAAAGTCGATTTTGGAAACGACTTTTATGATTCAATTTATCTGGATTCCAACTCCTACTGAATTTCGTGGCGAAACTGTAGCTGAAGGGATGGAACTGAGATCAAAACTTGGTTCGGGGACGAAGCCATTGAAAGCGGAACCAGAGACTCGTACCTTCGGATCTGGCAGAGACTAA